A region of the Streptomyces durocortorensis genome:
ACCTCCGACGCGGCGGACGGGGGCAGCGGCGGCAGCGGTGACAAGCTGAAGGTGACGGCGTCCTTCTACCCGATGCAGTTCCTGGCCGAGCGGATCGGCGGCGAGCACGTCGCCGTCACCAGCCTCACCAAGCCGGGCGTCGAACCGCACGACCTGGAACTCACCCCGCGCCAGATCGGCTCCATCAGCGACTCCGACTATGTGCTGTACCTCAAGGGCATCCAGCCCGTCGTGGACGACGCGATCAAGCAGTCCGGTGTGAAGAACACCGTCGACGCCGCGACCCTCACCGCGCTGGAGAACCACGGAGCCGAGGTCGGCGGCCACGACCACGGCCACGAAGGCGAAGAAGAGCACGGCCACGAGGACGAGCACGGGCACGAAGAAGACCACGGCCACGAAGAGGAAGCCCACGAGGAGCACTCCGAGGGCGACGGCCACAACCACGGCGAGGAGGGCGGCGACCCCCACGTCTGGCTGGACCCGGTGAAGTACGCCGAGGTCGCCAAGGGTGTCGGCAAGTCCCTGGAGAAGGCCGACCCCGACCACGCCGCCGACTACCGGAAGAACACCGAGGCCCTGGTCACCGAGCTGAACCAGCTGAACGCGGCGTACGAGACCGGGCTGAAGAACACCGCCACCAAGACCTTCATCACCACCCACTCCGCCTTCGGCTACCTCGCCGAGCGCTACGGGCTCACCCAGCAGGGCATCGCGGGCATCGACCCCGAGGCCGAGCCGACCCCGGCCCGTATCCAGGAGCTCCACACCATCGCGGAGAAGGAGAAGGCCACCACGGTCTTCTTCGAGACGCTCGCCAGCGACAAGACCGCCAAGACCCTCGCGAAGGACACCGGGCTGAAGACCGACGTCCTGGACCCGCTGGAGGGAATCACGAAGAAGTCCAAGGGCGCTGACTACTTCGAGGTCATGCAGTCCAACCTGACCGCGCTGAAGAAGGCGCTCGGCGCGAAGTGACCCGCACCACCACCGGGCCCGGCACCGCCACCGGGCCCCACACCACCATCAGGGCCCGCACCACCACCGGATCGGAGGCACTCATGGCAGAGGGTGAGAGCACCACCCGCGAGGCCGTCCTGAGCCTGCGCGGCGCCACGGCCACCCTCGGCGCGCGCCCCGTCCTGCGCGGGGTGGACGTCACCGTGCGCCGGGGCGAGGTCGTCGCGCTCCTCGGGGCCAACGGGTCCGGCAAGTCCACCGCCGTACGGTCCGCGATCGGCCAGGTCCCGCTGACCGGCGGCACCGTCGAGCTGTTCGGCACGGAGCTGCGCCGCTTCCGCCAGTGGGGCCGGGTCGGCTACGTCCCTCAGCGCACCACGGCCGCGGGCGGGGTGCCCGCCACGATCCGTGAGGTCGTCGCCTCCGGGCGGCTCGCCCGTACGAAGCTGCGGTGGCCGGGAAAGGCGGACCGGGCAGCCGTCGACCGGGCCATCGAGCTGGTGGGCCTGGCCGACCGCGCCAAGGACTCCGTGAGCGCCCTCTCCGGCGGCCAGCACCAGCGGGTCCTGATCGCCCGTGCCCTGGCCGCCGAGCCGGAGCTGCTGATCATGGACGAGCCGATGGCCGGGGTGGACCTGGCCAGCCAGGCGATCCTCGCCTCGACCCTGCGCGAGCAGGTGGCGCTGGGCACCTCCGTGCTGCTGGTGCTGCACGAGCTGGGCCCGCTGGAGCCCCTCATCGACCGGGCCGTCGTCCTGCGCGACGGCTGCGTCACGCACGACGGCCCGCCCCCCGAGGCACTCGGCCAGCACGCCCTGCCCGGCCACGACCACGTACACCCCCATGCGGCCGCCGAGCCGGTCCGGACGGGACTGCTGACCTGATGATGCTGGAATTCCTGAACCCTCCCTTCATGCAGCGGGCGCTCATCGCGGCCGTCCTGGTCGGCATCACCGCGCCCGCCATCGGCATCTACCTGGTGCAGCGCCGGCAGGCCCTGATGGGCGACGGCATCGGGCACATCGCGATGACCGGGGTCGGCCTCGGCTTCCTGCTCTCCACCAGCCCCGTGTGGATGGCCACCGCCGTCGCCGTGGCCGGTGCGGTCGTCATGGAGCTGATCCGCTGGTACGGACACACGCGCGGCGATCTCGCCCTGGCGATGCTGTTCTACGGCGGTATGGCGGGCGGCGTGATGCTGATCAACCTGTCCGACACGGGTTCCAACGCCAACCTGACCTCGTACCTCTTCGGATCGCTCTCCACGGTCTCCGACGAGGACGTCATCGCGATCTGCGCGCTGGCCGCCTTCGTGGTGCTGATCACCGTGGGGCTGCGGCGGCAGCTGTTCGCCGTCAGCCAGGACGAGGAGTTCGCCCGGGTGACCGGGCTGCCGGTGCGGGTGCTGAACCTGCTGGTCGCGGTCGTGGCCGCGGTGACCGTGACCGTCGCGATGCGGGTCGTCGGGCTGCTGCTGGTCAGCGCGCTGATGGTGGTGCCGGTGGCGGCCGCCCAGCAGATCACCAAGTCCTTCAAGGTGACCTTCGTGCTTTCCGTGGCGATCGGCACGGCGGTGACCCTGACCGGCACCGTGACCTCGTACTACCAGGACGTTCCGCCGGGGGCGACCATCGTGCTGCTGGCCATCGCGGTGTTCGTCGCGCTGACCGCGCTCGCCGCTCCGCTCGCGAAACACCGGGCCCGGGCGAGCGCGGCGAGGGAGGCAGAGTGCACCCTGGAGGTACCGGCCGCCCGCCGGGGCACGGACGACGTGCACGTGTGACGACGTCCCGCCGTGCACGTGTGACGGCGTCACACCGTACGTGTGCGCCTGAGGCACCCGGGCGGGCTGGCACAATGGCCCGACACATGTACGGGCGACACGAGGAGGCACCTGTGGCCACGGCGCCGATCAGTGGCACGAACGCAGCGCCGGTACGCGGCCGGTCCACCCGGCAGCGGGCGGCGGTGGCGGCGGCGCTCGACGAGGTCGACGAGTTCCGCAGCGCCCAGGAGCTGCACGACGTCCTCAAGCACCGCGGCGACTCCGTGGGCCTGACCACGGTCTACCGGACCCTTCAGTCCCTCGCCGACGCGGGCGAGGTCGATGTGCTGCGCACCACCGAGGGCGAGGCCGTCTACCGGCGCTGCTCGACCGGTGACCACCACCATCACCTGGTCTGCCGGCTCTGCGGCAAGGCGGTGGAGGTCGAGGGCCCGGCCGTCGAGCAGTGGGCCGAGACGATCGCCGCCCAGCACGGCTATGTCAACGTCGCGCACACTGTCGAGATCTTCGGGACGTGTGCGGAGTGCGCCGAGAAGAAGGCGTAGGAGACATCAGGAAGGGGCGGGCCCGGTACGCGTACCGGGCCCGCCCCTTTCCGTGATCACTTGGCGGCTTCTACCTGATCACTTGGCGGCTTCCGCCTCCACCGCACCGCCGAAGCGGCGGTCGCGCTGGGCGTACTCCAGGCAGGCCCGCCACAGGTCCCGACGGTCGAAATCCGGCCACAGAACGTCCTGGAAGACCATCTCGGCGTACGCGCTCTGCCAGATCAGGTAGTTCGAGGTGCGCTGCTCGCCGCTGGGGCGCACGAAGAGGTCCACGTCCGGCATGTCCGGGTAGTAGATGTACTTCTGGAACGTCTTCTCGTTGACCTTCGACGGGTCGAGCTTCCCGGCCGCCACGTCCTGCGCGATGCGCTGCGCGGCGTCCGCGATCTCGGCGCGGCCGCCGTAGTTGACGCAGAAGTACAGCGTCATCGCGTCGTTGTCCTTGGTCTGCTCCTGGGCGACCTGGAGCTCCTGGACGACGGACTTCCACAGCTTGGGCATCCGGCCCACCCAGCGGATGCGGATACCGAGCTCGTCCATCTCGTCGCGGCGGCGGCGGATCACATCGCGGTTGAAGTTCATCAGGAACTTCACCTCGTCCGGCGAGCGCTTCCAGTTCTCGGTGGAGAAGGCGTACAGCGAGAGGTTCTTGACGCCCATCTCGATACACCCCTTGAGAACGTCCATGACGACGCCCTCACCGACCTTGTGACCCTCGGTGCGGGGCAGACCCCGCTCCTTGGCCCAGCGGCCGTTGCCGTCCATCACGACGGCGACGTGCCGGGGCACCAGCTCTCCGGGGATCTTCGGAGGCGTCGCGCCCGAGGGGTGCGGCTCGGGGGTCTTGTACGTGCGCCGGTTACGGCCGCCGAGGATCCCGCGTACTGCCATGAGCTTCTCAGTCTCCCTGTGTCACTTGGACCCACCGGCAATTGAGGGGGTGGGTCCTATCCACGCACCGCGTCGTCCGCCCGACGCACCGCGTCACTTCTCCACGTACCGCAGCGAGCGCAGGCCGCGCTCCAGATGCCAGTGCAGATAGGCGGACACCAGCCCGCTCCCCTCCCTGACATGACGCGCCTCGCACGCGTCCGCCGTCGCCCAGTCGCCGCTGAGCAGCGCGCTCAGCAGGCCGAGGGCCTGTGCCGAGGGTACGACGCTGCCGGGGACCCGGCAGTCACCGCATATGACGCCCCCCGCCGCGACGGAGAAGAACCGGTTCGGACCGGGCATTCCGCACTTGGCGCAGTCCTCGAAGCTGGGCGCGTACCCGTTGACCGCGAGCGAGCGCAGCAGGAACGCGTCCAGGATGAGGTGGGGGGCGTGCTCGCCCCGGGCGAGGGTCCGCAGGCCGCCGACGAGCAGCAGATACTGCTGGATCGCCGGCTCCCCCTCGTGGTCGGTGAACCGCTCGGCGGTCTCCAGCATCGCGGTGCCCGCGGTGTAGCGGGCGTAGTCGGCGACGATGCCGCCGCCGTACGGGGCGATCGTCTCGCTCTGGGTGCAGAGCGGCAGCCCGCGGCCGACGAGCTCACTGCCGCGCGCGAAGAACTGGACGTCGACGTGGGAGAAGGGCTCAAGGCGGGCGCCGAACTTGGACTTGGTGCGGCGCACCCCCCGGGCGACGGCGCGGACCCGGCCGTGGCCGCGGGTCAGGATCGTGATGATCCGGTCGGCCTCGCCCAGTTTCTGCGTACGCAGCACGATGCCGTCGTCCCGGAACAAGCTCATGGGCCCATTGTCGCCCACCGGGGACCGGTGGCGGAGGCCCCTGGGCCGTTCTCCCGGTCCACGAGGGGTGTACGGGCGCTACGAGGGCGTGCGGGCGGCCGCGGCCAGCAGGCGGGCGGTGTCGTCGGCGGGGAGCTGGAGGGCGCGGCCGACCGTGGTCAGCACCTGGCGTTCGGCGGCGCAGTAGGGGCCGTCGGCGAGCGCGATCCGGGCTCCCTGGAGGAGTACGGACTCGCGGCCCGCGGTGGCCAGATGCGGGGCGAGGGGGGCCAGCACCTCGTGCAGCTCGATGGCGAGGGTCGGGCCGCACGCCTCGGCCGCCGGGTCGGCCCCGGAGCCGTGGCCGGTGTCGGCGGCCAGCACCTCCACCACGGTGTACAGCTGCTCCTGGGTGCAGTCGTCGAGCCCGGCGTCGCGCACGGTGGAGACCGCGGCCTCCAGGACCGTACGGGAGGTGGTGCCGCCGGCGGCGAGGACGGCCAGCGTGACCGTGTGGACGGCCTCGCGGAGCATCGCGGAGAACCGGGTGGTGGTGGGGTGGTCCAGCGCCTGGGGGGCGTGGTGGGCGCGGCAGGCGGCGCACTCGACGACGGGCCCGGTCTCGCCGCGGCGGAGCAGCGGGACGCCGAGGACGGTGAGGCGGCGGTGGCCGGTGAGCCGACGGTAGTTGCGGTCTCCCCCGCAGCCGGGGCAGAAGAAGGAGCCGTCGCCGACGGTGTTCCAGACGGTGCGAACGCCGCAGAGGACCGGCCTCAGAGCGCGTTGTCCTTTGACTGATCGCACGTCGCACACCTCCGTAACGCTCCGGCAACACTGCCGTGGGTTGGACGTGATGTTAGCCACATCCGTGATGTGGCGTCAGCCTCTCGGACGTCACAACCCTCGGACATGGCCGAACCCCGACCGCCCGGAGAGGGCGATCGGGGCTCGGCAATGCGGCCGTACAGGGTCGAACCGGACGTCCGTACGAGGAGGTCCTCAGCCGGTCAGCGGGCCGCGCGGTTGACTGCGGAGACGACCGCCTTGAGCGAGGCGCGGGTGGTGTTGGCGTCGATGCCGATGCCCCACAGGACCTTGCCGTCGATCGCGCACTCGATGTACGAGGCGGCCTGGGCGCTGGCGCCCTCGCTCATCGTGTGCTCGGTGTAGTCCAGCAGCCGGGCGTCGATGCCGATGGCCTGCAGCGCTTCGAAGAACGCGGAGATCGGGCCGTTGCCGGAGCCCGTCAGGACGGTGTCGGAGCCGTCCACGACCGCCTCGACGGTCAGGGTGTCGGTGCCGTCGGTGTCGGAGGTGGTCTGGCCGGAGCGCAGCTGGATGCGTCCCCAGCGGGCCTCGGCGTCGTCCGGGTTGGGCAGGTACTCGTCCTGGAAGGTGGTCCAGATCTGGGCCGGGGTGACTTCGCCGCCCTCGGCGTCGGTCTTGGCCTGAATGATCCGGGAGAACTCGATCTGCATCCGGCGCGGCAGGTCCAGCTTGTGGTCGTTCTTCAGGACGTACGCGATGCCGCCCTTGCCGGACTGCGAGTTGACGCGGATGACGGCCTCGTAGGAGCGGCCGACGTCCTTCGGGTCGATCGGCAGATACGGCACGGCCCACTCGATGTCGTCGACCGTCCTGCCCTGGGCGGCCGCGTCGGCCTCCATGGCGTCGAAGCCCTTCTTGATGGCGTCCTGGTGGGAGCCGGAGAAGGCCGTGTAGACTAGATCGCCCGCGTAGGGGTGGCGCGGGTGGATCTCCATCTGGTTGCAGTACTCGCTGGTGCGGCGGATCTCGTCGATCTGCGAGAAGTCGATCTGCGGGTCCACTCCCTGGCTGAACAGGTTCATGCCCAGGGTGACCAGGTCGACGTTGCCGGTGCGCTCGCCCTGCCCGAACAGGCAGCCCTCGATGCGGTCGGCACCCGCCATGATGGCCAGCTCGGCGGCGGCGACGGCGGTGCCCCGGTCGTTGTGCGGGTGGACCGACAGGCATACGTGCTCGCGGCGGGTCAGGTGGCGGGACATCCACTCGAAGCGGTCCGCGTGGGTGGAGGGCGTCGAACGCTCCACGGTGGCGGGCAGGTTGAGGATGATCTCGCGCCCCTCCTCCGGCTGCCACACGTCGCAGACGGCCTCGCAGACCTCCAGGGCGAAGTCCAGCTCGGTGTCGGTGAAGATCTCCGGGCTGTACTGGTAGCCGAAGACCGTCTCGGGGCCCAGGATCTTCTCGGCGTACTCCATGACCAGCCGGGTGCCGTCCACCGCGATCTGCTTGACCTGCTCCTTCGAACCCCGGAAGACGACCCGGCGGAACGTGGGGGCGGTGGCGTTGTACAGGTGCACGGTGGCCCGGCGGGCGCCCACCAGCGACTCGACGGTCCGCTCGATCAGCTCCTCACGGGCCTGCGTCAGGACGGAGATCGTCACGTCCTCGGGGATCGCGCCCTCTTCGATGATGGAGCGGACGAAGTTGAAGTCGGTCTCGCCGGAGGACGGGAAGCCGACCTCGATCTCCTTGTAGCCCATCTTGACCAGCAGGTCGAACATCTCGCGCTTGCGGGCCGGGGACATCGGGTCGATCAGCGCCTGGTTGCCGTCGCGCAGATCGGTGGACAGCCAGCGGGGCGCCACGGTGATCCGGTTGTCGGGCCAGGTGCGGTCGGGGATGTCGACGGCCTCGTATCGGCCGTACTTGTGGACCGGCATCCCGGAAGGCTTCTGCAGCTGCGTCGCGTTGGTGATCGGCGTGGGGCGGCCGACAGCGTTACCGGCGGGATTCACGGTGGTCATGACGTAGGGCTCCTCGGGGTCCGACAAGGGGTCGGCCGACTGTGTCGCTGCACACCAGACTCCGCGGGGAGGGGGTCGGCCTACGACTACAGGCCCTCGCCGCGGCAGCTAAGGAGAAGCAGCCCGAAACGCATGATGCGACGAGCGTAACCGAGTGTGGCCCGTGGTGTCGGTGCGTATCAGTATGCGGGACCGGCCGCCGATGACGGGTAAACAGTGACTCATCACTCCATTTCGTCAATCGTCGTCGCAACCAGTGACAGCATGGTGACGTACTGCCACAGTCGTAGGCATGCACCTTCGAACCGACGGCGAGCTCCACCCCGTCTTCTGCACCATCGTTCCGCCCCACGTCCTCGACCACCTGGCCCGGTCCGCCGACGCCCGGCTCGCGGAGCCGGCCCGCCGCACCCTGGAGGCCGACGGCCTGCGACGCGACCGCCGCCGGACGACGGCGCTGGCCGCCGCCCCCGCCGCCCCGAGCGCGGGCGCCGTCCCGACCAGGCCGCACCGCACGGTGTACGACTGCGAGAACCGCACCGCACTGCCGGGCGTCACGGTCCGCGACGAGGGCGACAAGCCCACCTCCGACGCCAGCGTCAACCGCGCGTACGCCGGGCTCGGCGCCACTTTCGAGCTGCTGCTCTCCGCATACGGCCGCAGCTCCATCGACGGCAAGGGCCTGCCGCTGATCGGCTCCGTGCACTACGGCCAGGAGTACAACAACGCGTTCTTCGACGGCGAGCAGATGGTCTTCGGGGACGGCGACGGCGAGATCTTCCTCGACTTCACCGTCGCGGTCGACGTGATCGCCCACGAACTGGCCCACGGACTCACGCAGTACACCGCCAACCTGCGCTACGAGGGCCAGTCCGGCGCGCTCAACGAGTCCGTGTCCGACGTCGTCGGCGCGCTGGTCAAGCAGTACTCGCTGGGCCAGAGCGCGGAACAGGCCGACTGGCTCATCGGGGCGGGGCTGCTCGCGCCCCGGGTGAGCGGCGTCGCGCTGCGCTCGATGAAGGCCCCGGGCACGGCCTACGACGACGACCTCCTCGGCAAGGACCCGCAGCCGGGCTCCATGGAGGACTACATCGAGACGGACCGGGACAACGGCGGCGTCCACCTGAACTCCGGCATCCCCAACCGCGCCTTCTACCTCCTGGCCACCGCCCTCGGCGGCAACTCCTGGGAGCGCGCCGGACAGATCTGGTTCGACGTGCTGACCGGCGGCGAGCTGACGGCCACCGCGGACTTCGCGGAGTTCGCCCGGCTGACGGTCGCGGCGGCGGGGAGTCGCTTCGGCGAGGGCGACGAGCGGGAGGCGGTCCTCAAGGCCTGGTCGGAGGTGGGCGTCCCGACCCGGGCCTGAGGAGCGCCGCGAGGCGGTCTTGAGCGTTCACCCGGCCCCGGCTAGACAGGACCCCATGCGTATTCAGGTCACCCGGACCGGCGGCTTCGCCGGCATCGCCCGCCGCCGCGAGGTCGACACGGAGGGCCGGGCGGACGCGGCGGAGTGGGAGTCGCTGGCCGAGGAGGCGCTCGCCGACGCCCCGGACGCGCCGCCGCCCGGGGTGCCGGACGGATTCCGGTACGAGATCACGGCCGGGGACCGCACCGTGTACTGCGCTGACCCCGATCTGACCGGGGCGCAGCGCACGCTGATCTCACGCGTCCTGAAGGAGGGCGCGTGAGATCGGCACCCGTGCCGTACGAGAGCGGGAACCCCAGCTCGCGCGGCTGCTTCGGGGCCATTTCCCGGGGCCGCACTCGCACCCTTCGGCCCCGGGGAGTCTCAGCGGCTCCGCACGGCCGCGGCGTCCTCCGAGCCCCGTGGCGTTGAGCCACCGGTCCCGGTCCGGCTCAGAACCCGAGCTTGCGCAGCTGCTTGGGGTCCCGCTGCCAGTCCTTGGCGACCTTCACATGCAGGTCCAGGAAGACGGGTGTGCCGAGCAGCGCCTCGATGTGCTTGCGCGACTTGGTGCCGACGTCCTTCAGACGCTTGCCCTTCGGGCCGATGATGATGCCCTTCTGGCTGGGCCGCTCGATGTAGACGTTGGCGTGGATGTCCAGCAGCGGCTTGTCCGCCGGCCGGTCCTCGCGCGGCAGCATCTCCTCGACGACGACCGCGATGGAGTGCGGCAGCTCGTCGCGTACGCCTTCCAGCGCGGCCTCGCGGATCAGCTCCGCGACCATGACCATCTCCGGCTCGTCGGTGAGGTCACCCTCCGGGTAGAGCGGCGGGCCCTCGGGCAGCAGCGGGGCGATGAGGTCGGCGAGCAGGGCCACCTGGCCCGCCCCTCGCCCGTCATCACCCTTGCCCTCGCCCGAGGGAGCGCGTCCGGCCCCCTGCTCCTCCTTGACCGCCGAGACCGGAATGATCTCGGTCCACTCGAAGCCCAGCTCCTCGGCGAGCGCGGAGACGGCGAGGAGCTGTTCGGCCAGCGCCTTGGACTCGACCAGGTCGGTCTTGGTGATGATGGCGATCTTGGGGGTCTTCTTGATCCCCGCGAGCTCCTTGACGATGTACTTGTCGCCGGGGCCGAGCTTCTGGTCGGCGGGCAGGCAGAAGCCGATCACGTCGACCTCGGCCCAGGTGGTCCGTACGACGTCGTTGAGCCGCTCGCCCAGCAGCGTGCGCGGCTTGTGGAGGCCGGGGGTGTCGACCAGGATCAGCTGCGCGTCGTCACGGTGCACGATGCCGCGCACCGTGTGCCGGGTGGTCTGGGGGCGGTTGGAGGTGATCGCCACCTTCTGACCGACGAGAGCGTTCGTGAGGGTGGACTTGCCCGCGTTGGGACGGCCCACGAAGCAGGCGAAACCGGCCCGGTGGGGGGAGGTGTTCTCCGCCTGCGGGGCAGCGGCTTCTTGGTTCGGTCGAGCGCTCATGGCGACCATTCTCCCCGATCGCGGCGGCGCTCCGGCACAGTGGGCCCGCGGGGGCGCGCCGGAGCACCGGGCGCGCCCGCCCCGAACCTCCTGTCTCAGCCCGCCGAGACCCGCAGCCGCAGGGTGCCGTCCGGGCCCGCGAGCAGCACCGGGGTCTCCGGTCCGCCCAGGTCGCGCACCGCGGCCCGGTCGTCGTCGGAGGGCGTCTCGGCGGCGGAGACGACCGCCGCGGCCTCCAGGGAGGTGGCGCCGCTGGCGACCGCCATGGCGACGGCGGTCTGCAAGGCACTGAGCTTCAGCGAGTCCAGCGCCACCGTGCCCGCCACATACGTACGCCCCGTCTCGTCCCGTACGGCGGCGCCCTCGGGCACCCCGTTGCGGGCCCGGGCGCTGCGCGCCAGTGTGACGATCTTGCGGTCCTCGGCGTCGAGGTCGGTGGTGCCGGTGGTGTCGGTCATGGCACGAGCATACGAAGGGCCCGGCGGGCCGGGCGCCCTCACCCCTGATCAGGGACCGCTTCTCCGGGGCGCTACGGGCGGTCCAGCCGCAGCCGGTCCGCCTTCGGGAGTCCGGCGACCACCAGGTCGTAGGAGTCCTCGATCATTTCGCGCAGCAGCTTGTCCGGGACTCCGGAGACGGTGACCGTGTTCCAGTGGCGCTTGTTCATGTGCCAGCCGGGCACGACGGCCGCCGGATGCACCCCGCGCAGCCGGATCGCCTCGTCCGGGTCGCATTTGAGGTTGACCGTCAGCGGGCGCGCGTCGAGCGCGGTGAGGGCGAACATCTTGCCGAGGACCTTGAAGACCGAGGTCTCGGGTCCGAACGGGAACTCCTCCACGCTCGCGTTGAACTCCAGGCAGAAGGCCCGCAGCCGCTCCGGCGTCATCCCGTCTCCCTGTCCTCGCCCTCGGGGCCCTTCTCCTGCGGCTCCACCAGCACCGTGACGATCTTGTTCCGGCGGCCGGCCGTGGACTCGGCGGTCAGCCGGAGCCCGCGTCCGTCGGGGAGGTCGACGACGGCCGACGCACCGGCGATCGGGACCCGGCCGAGCGCCTTGGCGAGCAGTCCGCCGACGGTCTCCACGTCCTCGTCGTCGTACTCGTCGAGCCCGAAGAGGTCGCCGAGGTCGCCGATGTCGAGGCGCGCGGTCACCCGGTAGCAGCCGTTCGCCAGCTCCTGGACGGGTGGCAGCTCGCGGTCGTACTCGTCGGTGATCTCGCCGACGATCTCCTCCAGGATGTCCTCGATCGTGACGATGCCCGCCGTGCCGCCGTACTCGTCGATGACGACGGCGACATGGCTGCGGTCCCGCTGCATCTCGCGCAGCAGGTTCCCGGCGTTCTTGGTGTCGGGGACGAAGGCGGCGGGGCGCATCGCGGTGGAGACCG
Encoded here:
- a CDS encoding cytidine deaminase; amino-acid sequence: MTDTTGTTDLDAEDRKIVTLARSARARNGVPEGAAVRDETGRTYVAGTVALDSLKLSALQTAVAMAVASGATSLEAAAVVSAAETPSDDDRAAVRDLGGPETPVLLAGPDGTLRLRVSAG
- a CDS encoding MmcQ/YjbR family DNA-binding protein; this encodes MTPERLRAFCLEFNASVEEFPFGPETSVFKVLGKMFALTALDARPLTVNLKCDPDEAIRLRGVHPAAVVPGWHMNKRHWNTVTVSGVPDKLLREMIEDSYDLVVAGLPKADRLRLDRP